Within the Acidobacteriota bacterium genome, the region ATCGAATCTCAGAACACCGACAAGCTCGCGCTCTACCTCGGCGAGTGCCGCGATCTCGGCGTCGCGGTGCTGCCTCCCGACGTCAACCGCAGCGGCCTGGGCTTCGTCGTGGAGCCGGAGGGCATCCGGTACGGGCTCGGCGGCGTGAAGAACGTGGGAGAAGGAGCCATCCAGTCGGTCCTGTGCGCACGCGACGCGCGGGGCGGGCGAATCGACTCGATCTTCGCGCTCTGCGAGGACGTCGACCTCCGGCTCGTCAACAAGCGCGTGCTCGAGAGCCTCGTCAAGGCCGGCGCGTTCGACGAGGTCGACGGCGGCGATCCCGCCTGGGCGGGCCAGTCGATCGCGCTGCGCCGGGCGCGGCTGCACGCGTCGGTCGACCGGGCGCTCGAGCACGGCAGCCGCCTGCAGAAGGACCGCGAGCGTGGGCAGTCGCAGCTGTTCGGCGGCGATGTGCTCGGCGGAGATGGACTGAGCGGCCGCGCCCCGCTCGCCACCGTGGCGGCGTGGTCGGAGACCGAGCAGCTCGTGTTCGAAAAGGAAGCGCTCGGCCTCTACCTGTCGGGCCACCCGCTGTCGAAGCACGCCGACGACCTGCGGGCCTTCGGCGCAAAGCGCGTGCACGAGCTCACCGACGCCGACGTCGACACGACGGTCGGCGTCGGGGGCGTCGTCGCGGCCCTCCGCCCGGCCAAGACCCGCTCGGGCGACCCGATGGCGACCTTCACGCTCGACGACGAAGGGGGCGCGATCGAGGTCGTGGCCTACCCGGACGTGTTCCGGCAGGCGGGCCACCTCGTGGTCAGCGACGCGATGCTCGTCGTGCGCGGCAAGTACGAACGCCGCGAGGGCGCGGACGCCGCCCGCCTCCTGGCCCACGAGCTGATTCCGATGGCGGCCGTCTGCGAACGCGTGTCACGCGCCGTGACCATCCGCGTCGCCGCGCCGCCGCACGGGCGGCGGACCTTCGAGGCCCTCGCCGACGTCCTCGTCCGGCATCGTGGCGACCGGCGACTGCTGTTCGAGGTCGAGCTGCGCGCGGCGCCACGCGCCCTGCGGGTCACGGCGGACGTCCCGCAGTTCAAGGTCAGGCCGTCCGAGCGGCTCGTGGCCGACGTGGAGCGGATCTGCGGAGCGGGAACCGTCAGCCTGCGGTGACGGCCGGCGGGGAACCGGCCGGCCGGCGCGCGCCGCGCGCGAGGGAGAGAACGACGTTGCCAAGCGACCTGCTCGAGTTCGAAGAGCCCGTGGCGGTACTGCTGAAGGAAATCGAGGCCCTCGAGATGCTGCCCAAGACCGAGCAGCGTGTCACGGCCATCGAGCGCCTGCGCCAGCGCACCGACGAGATCCGCGCCGAGATCTACGCCAGCCTGCAGCCGTGGCAGCGCGTCCTCGTCGCACGCCACCCCAATCGACCGTACATGCTCGACTACGTCGAGCGGCTCTTCACCGGCTTCCACGAGATCCACGGCGACCGCCGCTTCGCCGACGACCCGGCCATCGTGACGGGGTTCGCCTCGTTCCACGGCCAGCCCGTGCTCGTCGCCGGGCACCAGAAGGGCCGCGACGTCAAGCAGAAGGTGGTGCGCAACTTCGGCTACGCACGCCCCGAGGGATACCGCAAGGCGCTGCGCGCGTTCCGTCTCGCGGAGAAGTTCGCGCGCCCGATCCTCGTCTTCGTGGACACGCCGGCGGCGTACCCGGGCGTCGAGTCGGAGGAGCGCGGCATCTCCGAGGCGATTGCCGTCAACCTGCGCGAGATGATCCTGCTCGAGGTGCCGGTCATCATCGCCGTCACGGGAGAGGGAGGAAGCGGGGGAGCGCTGGGGCTCGCCATCGGCGACCGCGTCCTGATGCAGGAATACGCCGTCTACAGCGTCATCCCGCCAGAGGGCTGCGCCGCCATCCTCTGGCGTGACGCGACCCGGAAGATCGAGGCGGCCGAGGCCCTGAAGATCACCGCGCCCGACCTGCTGGCGCGGGGCGTGATCGACGAAATCGTACCGGAGCCCGGCGGCGGGGCGCACGGCAACCCCGTCTCGGCCACCGGGGCGCTCGACGAAGCCTTGCAGCGCGCGCTGGCCGAGGTGAGCGCGCTGCCGCCCGCCACGCGCCTCGAACGCCGGTATCGGAAGTTCAGGCACATCGGCCGCCAGGGCGTCGACTTCGTCGACGCCGCCCCCTGACGCCGGCCGCGATCATGCGTCCCAGACTCTGGACGCGTCGCGCAGAGGCCGCCGGCGTCGAGGCCGACCGGCTGGCGGCCGCGATGGGCGTCGCGCCGGTCATCGCGCGCCTCCTCGTCCAGCGCGGCCTCTCCGACCCGGACGAGGCCGCGCGTTTCCTCGCCCCTCGACTCGAGCACCTCGTC harbors:
- a CDS encoding acetyl-CoA carboxylase carboxyltransferase subunit alpha encodes the protein MPSDLLEFEEPVAVLLKEIEALEMLPKTEQRVTAIERLRQRTDEIRAEIYASLQPWQRVLVARHPNRPYMLDYVERLFTGFHEIHGDRRFADDPAIVTGFASFHGQPVLVAGHQKGRDVKQKVVRNFGYARPEGYRKALRAFRLAEKFARPILVFVDTPAAYPGVESEERGISEAIAVNLREMILLEVPVIIAVTGEGGSGGALGLAIGDRVLMQEYAVYSVIPPEGCAAILWRDATRKIEAAEALKITAPDLLARGVIDEIVPEPGGGAHGNPVSATGALDEALQRALAEVSALPPATRLERRYRKFRHIGRQGVDFVDAAP